In Dehalococcoidia bacterium, a single genomic region encodes these proteins:
- the proC gene encoding pyrroline-5-carboxylate reductase — translation MRVAFIGGGVMAEAMLSRALASEICSAADIYVTELLDTRINYLNHQYGINVSNKRINTETYEGLVVLAVKPQQITQVYSDLGGSFNQNQTVVSIAAGITINSLVNGLQHDRVVRVMPNTPAQIGQGMSVWTATENVPMQDKQYVKTLLSTLGSEWFVEDEDFIDMATAISGSGPAYVFAFIESLINAGISIGMPSEMAETLVKETFAGSSNLAKISEHSPSKLREMVTSPGGTTAAALPELVNGGLENIVANAAKAALNRAKELGKPND, via the coding sequence GTGCGAGTAGCATTTATTGGCGGAGGTGTCATGGCAGAAGCAATGCTCAGCAGGGCATTAGCTAGTGAAATTTGTTCCGCCGCCGATATTTATGTTACCGAGCTTTTAGATACACGTATAAACTATTTAAACCATCAATATGGCATTAATGTTAGTAATAAAAGAATTAACACTGAGACGTACGAAGGTTTAGTAGTTTTAGCAGTAAAGCCCCAGCAAATCACGCAAGTATATTCTGATCTTGGTGGTTCTTTTAACCAAAACCAGACAGTAGTTTCAATTGCTGCAGGAATTACAATAAATTCGCTAGTTAACGGCTTGCAGCATGATCGGGTTGTTCGAGTTATGCCCAATACTCCTGCTCAGATTGGGCAAGGAATGTCAGTCTGGACCGCAACTGAAAATGTGCCTATGCAAGATAAACAATATGTTAAAACCCTATTGTCCACATTGGGTAGTGAGTGGTTTGTAGAAGACGAAGATTTTATCGACATGGCGACTGCTATTTCGGGAAGCGGACCTGCGTATGTTTTTGCATTTATTGAAAGTTTAATCAACGCAGGGATCTCTATAGGCATGCCTTCTGAAATGGCAGAAACTCTTGTAAAAGAAACGTTCGCAGGATCTTCCAATTTAGCTAAAATATCCGAGCACAGTCCTTCTAAACTTAGAGAAATGGTCACTTCTCCCGGTGGTACTACAGCGGCTGCACTGCCAGAGCTTGTAAACGGAGGACTCGAAAACATTGTTGCTAACGCCGCAAAAGCTGCGCTAAATCGCGCCAAAGAACTAGGAAAACCAAATGATTAA
- a CDS encoding YggT family protein: protein MIKEIVLTLLNVMTYALLAYVILSWLITARIGGQTVARIYISLGQLVEPLLTPIRKVVPVFSSIDLAPLIAFVILRVLSAWINRVL, encoded by the coding sequence ATGATTAAAGAAATTGTTTTAACACTTCTCAACGTAATGACGTATGCGCTTCTAGCTTATGTCATACTTTCATGGCTGATAACTGCAAGAATTGGCGGGCAAACAGTAGCTCGTATATATATAAGTTTAGGCCAATTAGTAGAACCTCTTCTAACCCCTATCCGAAAAGTTGTACCTGTGTTCAGTTCAATCGATCTCGCGCCCTTGATTGCTTTCGTAATCTTACGCGTACTAAGTGCTTGGATTAATCGGGTTCTTTAA
- a CDS encoding DegV family protein, with the protein MALAIVTDSNISLPKQVFENLPIFIAPLEIHFDGCSYIDGVDLNAEEFYRIISTQKKAITTSAPRPQAFLEAFEKASDQYDEIICISLSSKLSATYTCAQQAIDIAATKLARVKIKLIDSETAGLAQGLMVLTCARQAQRGESLDSIVKNLQETKDSYSMIGCVGSLDYLAKSGRIPNIYKWISNLANIKPLVQFSSGEIKMVSRHRGISKALNHMVTVAKTSIGDAPAFGAVMHSDDLKNAIRLSDKLRSQIDFEELFITELTPVIGAHVGNGLVGCAFSPISKH; encoded by the coding sequence ATGGCTTTAGCCATAGTCACAGACTCCAATATTTCACTACCTAAACAAGTTTTTGAAAATTTACCTATTTTCATAGCGCCACTTGAAATCCATTTCGACGGGTGTTCATACATTGATGGGGTTGATTTAAATGCTGAGGAATTTTATCGGATAATCTCAACTCAAAAGAAGGCTATTACCACCTCTGCCCCTAGGCCTCAAGCCTTTTTAGAAGCATTCGAAAAAGCCAGTGACCAATACGATGAGATTATATGCATAAGTCTTTCTTCAAAATTAAGTGCCACCTACACATGTGCCCAGCAGGCAATTGACATTGCAGCAACCAAATTGGCAAGGGTAAAAATAAAACTAATAGACTCGGAGACGGCAGGGCTGGCACAAGGCTTGATGGTTTTAACTTGCGCCCGGCAGGCACAGCGTGGTGAAAGCTTAGACTCTATCGTAAAAAATCTACAGGAAACTAAGGATTCTTATAGCATGATTGGATGCGTCGGCTCATTGGATTACCTGGCCAAAAGCGGGAGAATTCCAAATATATATAAATGGATATCCAATCTAGCTAATATTAAGCCCTTAGTTCAGTTCTCTTCTGGAGAAATTAAGATGGTTTCACGACATCGAGGTATTTCGAAAGCTCTAAATCACATGGTAACTGTTGCCAAAACGAGCATAGGTGATGCCCCTGCTTTTGGAGCAGTAATGCATTCAGATGATTTAAAAAACGCTATCCGCTTATCTGACAAGCTCCGTTCTCAAATCGATTTTGAAGAGTTGTTTATTACTGAATTAACTCCTGTAATTGGAGCACATGTCGGTAATGGATTAGTAGGATGCGCCTTCTCTCCGATCTCGAAGCATTAG
- a CDS encoding GNAT family N-acetyltransferase, with product MTISYSLDLIPEPKEVAELLIEGGFLRPLEDLQRVQRMLDHGNITVTVRNNNRLVGFCRAISDGSYYCLVAEVVVAIESKGQGIGKRMLDLVQQEAGEEVNLVLTSSEEGEPFYEHLGWERVERAFRLKRRR from the coding sequence ATGACAATTTCCTATAGCCTAGATTTAATTCCCGAACCTAAGGAAGTTGCGGAGCTCTTGATAGAGGGCGGATTTTTACGCCCTCTCGAAGATCTTCAGCGTGTACAGCGGATGCTAGATCATGGCAATATCACGGTCACAGTTAGAAATAACAATCGACTAGTGGGTTTTTGTCGAGCGATTAGTGACGGTTCATACTACTGTTTAGTTGCTGAGGTTGTAGTAGCGATTGAATCAAAAGGTCAGGGTATAGGGAAGAGGATGCTCGATTTGGTACAGCAAGAGGCTGGAGAAGAAGTTAATTTGGTATTAACGTCATCTGAAGAAGGTGAGCCATTTTATGAGCATTTAGGATGGGAGCGTGTGGAAAGGGCCTTTAGACTTAAAAGAAGGCGCTAA
- a CDS encoding leucyl aminopeptidase, with translation MTVINVEKGDITKSPSDAIVVNLFEGVASPEGGTGAIDKALGGAISELIKEKEITGKLGESTLIHTLGKIPAKRILIMGLGKREKFSTSVVRSISGHAARYLRQKGIKHAASITHGAGIGQLDTSDSAQAIAEGVTLGLYEFKNYQSKKSESSSNEKSLESFTLIEQDEGRISALKAGVVRGTVISTSALLARNLVNEPANVVNPVKMAQVASAMALEAGIPIEILGREDLMQNEMGAMLAVSAGSANEPQLIIMEYLGDPENPENNIALVGKGITFDSGGISIKPSASMWEMKGDMSGGASVIGAMKGISELKPKINVYGVVPAVENMPSGTAQRPGDIIRAMNGKTIEVDNTDAEGRLILADAISYIRHTKNVRRVVDIATLTGAIVIALGHVASGVMGTSQTLVDAVLSASKSTDEKMWQLPLFEEYKRQNHSDYADVKNTGGRPAGSITAALFIGEFTEGVEWAHLDIAGTFLSEKTTGHMIKGATGVPTRTLIKLVEDLAQTS, from the coding sequence ATGACTGTAATTAATGTAGAGAAGGGCGACATTACCAAAAGCCCTTCTGACGCCATCGTGGTCAATTTATTTGAAGGTGTTGCGTCACCTGAGGGTGGTACTGGTGCGATAGACAAAGCGCTCGGGGGTGCTATTTCAGAACTAATCAAAGAAAAAGAAATTACTGGGAAGCTTGGGGAATCCACATTAATCCATACTTTAGGGAAGATTCCTGCTAAGCGCATTTTAATAATGGGTTTAGGAAAGCGAGAGAAATTTTCCACATCTGTAGTCCGTTCTATCTCTGGGCATGCTGCTCGATATCTCAGGCAAAAAGGAATTAAGCACGCTGCATCGATAACGCACGGTGCGGGGATTGGCCAGCTGGATACTAGTGATTCAGCTCAAGCAATCGCTGAAGGGGTAACTCTGGGGCTTTATGAATTCAAGAACTATCAAAGCAAAAAAAGCGAATCATCATCAAACGAGAAATCGTTGGAAAGCTTCACCCTAATAGAGCAGGACGAAGGAAGAATAAGCGCATTAAAAGCAGGCGTGGTGAGAGGAACGGTCATTTCCACAAGCGCACTGCTAGCAAGGAACTTAGTTAACGAACCTGCTAACGTGGTCAATCCCGTAAAAATGGCGCAAGTGGCGTCCGCAATGGCGCTGGAGGCAGGTATCCCGATTGAAATACTTGGACGCGAAGACCTTATGCAAAACGAGATGGGTGCAATGCTTGCGGTAAGCGCAGGATCAGCAAATGAACCTCAACTTATCATAATGGAATATCTAGGCGACCCGGAAAATCCTGAAAATAATATTGCACTTGTGGGCAAAGGGATAACTTTTGATTCCGGAGGAATTTCAATTAAACCAAGTGCAAGCATGTGGGAAATGAAAGGTGATATGAGTGGCGGAGCTTCTGTAATTGGAGCCATGAAAGGTATTTCTGAATTAAAGCCAAAAATAAATGTATATGGCGTTGTACCTGCTGTTGAGAACATGCCGTCAGGTACCGCACAGCGCCCTGGCGATATCATCCGTGCGATGAATGGAAAGACGATTGAAGTCGATAATACGGATGCTGAAGGCAGGCTGATACTTGCTGATGCAATTTCTTACATACGCCACACTAAAAATGTCAGGAGGGTTGTAGATATCGCGACACTCACAGGTGCGATAGTAATTGCATTAGGGCATGTAGCTAGTGGTGTAATGGGTACTTCGCAAACGCTTGTAGATGCGGTCTTAAGTGCATCAAAATCAACTGATGAAAAAATGTGGCAACTGCCATTATTCGAAGAATATAAGCGTCAGAACCATTCAGATTATGCTGATGTGAAGAATACCGGTGGAAGACCTGCCGGCAGTATTACTGCAGCTTTATTTATCGGGGAATTCACTGAAGGCGTCGAGTGGGCGCATTTGGATATAGCAGGTACATTTTTATCAGAAAAAACAACCGGGCATATGATCAAAGGAGCAACTGGAGTACCCACTCGAACTTTAATCAAATTAGTTGAAGACCTAGCACAAACATCCTAA
- a CDS encoding SDR family oxidoreductase, with the protein MGRLENKVAVIVGGGRNIGRATSKLFASEGAKIAIFDLDEDRAAAVTEEVAEQGGECMYVTGEVQKVSDVQNMVAKVVAHYGKIDVLINCAAISDRSPMLELENDEYHRVIDVTMNGTYYTCKYVSEQMVKQGHGGSIVNFSSGSAFQGNTRRVAYDMAKGAIVVLTMDMAAQLAQYGIRTNAIAPGQTGSQVGGKIAFEDRHSNNLVGGRAGYPEEQASVALFLASDDARHLYGQTLQNDGGSSIV; encoded by the coding sequence ATGGGAAGATTAGAGAATAAGGTTGCAGTTATTGTCGGCGGTGGTCGAAATATAGGCAGAGCCACTTCTAAGCTTTTTGCATCAGAAGGTGCGAAAATCGCAATATTTGACCTAGATGAGGATAGGGCTGCTGCTGTAACAGAAGAAGTTGCTGAGCAAGGCGGTGAATGCATGTACGTCACCGGCGAGGTCCAAAAAGTCAGCGATGTCCAAAATATGGTAGCTAAAGTAGTCGCTCACTATGGGAAAATCGACGTTCTTATCAATTGTGCTGCCATCTCAGATCGTTCACCGATGCTTGAACTTGAAAATGATGAATACCATCGAGTGATTGATGTGACTATGAATGGCACTTACTACACCTGCAAATATGTATCCGAGCAAATGGTAAAGCAAGGGCATGGTGGATCCATAGTTAACTTCTCTTCAGGCTCCGCATTCCAAGGAAACACACGAAGAGTAGCGTATGACATGGCAAAAGGAGCAATTGTTGTGCTTACCATGGATATGGCTGCTCAACTAGCTCAATATGGAATACGTACTAACGCGATTGCCCCAGGCCAAACCGGATCTCAAGTTGGAGGTAAGATTGCCTTCGAGGATCGTCATTCAAATAACTTAGTAGGGGGAAGAGCGGGCTACCCAGAAGAACAGGCTAGCGTCGCGCTTTTCCTTGCAAGTGATGATGCAAGGCACTTATATGGCCAGACGCTCCAAAACGATGGTGGCAGCTCCATAGTCTAG
- a CDS encoding Rieske 2Fe-2S domain-containing protein codes for MAEEYKKVARRDEIKPSELKLVDVGENQIVLTELNGEVIAFDNLCTHEDCDLVYGAIDEDNEIECDCHGARFNVLTGEVTCPPADIPLPVYKVTVNGDEVTIGPKKN; via the coding sequence ATGGCCGAGGAATACAAAAAAGTTGCTAGGCGAGATGAAATCAAACCCAGTGAGTTGAAACTTGTCGATGTTGGTGAAAATCAAATCGTATTAACTGAACTTAATGGGGAAGTTATAGCATTCGATAATTTGTGCACTCATGAAGATTGCGACCTAGTTTATGGCGCGATCGACGAAGACAATGAGATTGAATGCGACTGCCATGGAGCGCGTTTCAACGTTTTAACTGGAGAGGTAACTTGCCCTCCTGCTGATATCCCTTTGCCGGTATACAAAGTGACAGTTAATGGCGATGAGGTCACTATCGGACCCAAGAAAAACTAA